A portion of the Benincasa hispida cultivar B227 unplaced genomic scaffold, ASM972705v1 Contig533, whole genome shotgun sequence genome contains these proteins:
- the LOC120069643 gene encoding 1-aminocyclopropane-1-carboxylate oxidase homolog 1-like — protein MAVAASEINGLNLTPLSKADDNYHRPTELKAFDDTKAGVKGLVDAKITEIPRIFYHPLEEHDSNGTQFHIPVIDLEGVGNDSLKRKHIVDQIRDASEELGFFQLINHGIPITVLEETRDTVRRFHEQDTEVKKQYYTRDLMQPFIYNSNFDLYSAPTTNWRDTFGYVSAPNPPDPQELPEICRDILVDYSKWVMKIGKLVFELLSEALGLNPNYLNNIGCSDGLAFAYHYYPACPQPKLTIGISEHSDTDFITVLLQDHIGGLQIHHHNNWIDVHPVAGALVVNMGDLMQLITNDRFKSVNHRVLSKHEGPRISVAGIFSTTLLPSDKLYGPIKELVSEEKPAIYRETTIRDFSIKFQSDGLGTSTLKHYKLNQANV, from the exons ATGGCGGTCGCAGCCTCAGAAATCAACGGACTCAACCTCACTCCGCTATCCAAAGCCGACGACAACTACCACAGACCCACTGAACTCAAAGCTTTCGATGACACTAAAGCCGGCGTTAAAGGCTTAGTCGACGCCAAAATTACCGAAATCCCCCGTATCTTTTACCACCCACTGGAGGAACATGACTCCAACGGAACCCAATTCCATATTCCAGTGATTGACCTCGAAGGTGTTGGCAATGATTCACTCAAACGCAAACACATCGTCGATCAAATCCGTGATGCTTCAGAAGAATTGGGCTTCTTCCAATTAATTAACCATGGAATTCCGATAACCGTTCTTGAAGAAACAAGAGACACTGTTCGGAGATTTCACGAACAAGACACGGAAGTGAAGAAACAGTACTATACTCGAGATCTCATGCAGCCTTTTATTTACAATAGTAATTTCGATTTGTATTCTGCACCCACCACCAATTGGAGGGATACCTTTGGCTATGTTAGTGCACCAAATCCTCCTGATCCACAGGAATTGCCGGAAATTTGCAG AGATATTCTGGTGGATTACTCGAAATGGGTGATGAAGATTGGAAAATTAGTGTTTGAATTGCTGTCGGAAGCTCTGGGTTTGAATCCTAATTATTTGAACAACATAGGGTGCAGTGATGGGCTTGCATTTGCATACCACTATTACCCTGCATGTCCACAACCAAAATTAACCATTGGCATATCCGAGCACTCTGACACTGACTTCATCACGGTGCTGTTGCAAGACCACATCGGCGGCCTACAGATTCATCATCACAACAACTGGATTGACGTCCATCCTGTCGCCGGAGCCTTGGTTGTCAACATGGGAGATCTTATGCAG CTAATAACAAATGATAGGTTCAAAAGCGTTAATCATAGGGTTCTATCGAAGCATGAAGGTCCGAGAATATCAGTGGCGGGCATTTTCTCGACGACGCTTTTGCCAAGTGACAAACTTTATGGTCCCATTAAGGAACTGGTATCTGAAGAAAAGCCTGCAATTTACAGAGAAACTACAATTAGAGACTTTAGTATTAAGTTCCAGTCAGACGGACTTGGAACTTCTACTTTGAAGCATTACAAGCTAAATCAAGCAAATGTTTAG
- the LOC120069636 gene encoding 1-aminocyclopropane-1-carboxylate oxidase homolog 1-like, which translates to MAVAASRVNGPNLTPLSKADENYHRPTDLKAFDDTKTGVKGLVDAGITEIPRIFYRPPENYDSDNVSGETQIHIPVIDLDQINKNSLKRKYTIDRVREASEKLGFFQLINHGIPVDVLEEMKDAVRRFHEQEAESRKQYYTRDLTKPLIYNSNFDLYSAATTNWRDTFGYISAPNSHNPQDLPEICRDVLVDYSKRVMEIGNLLFELLSEALGLNPNYLKDIDCNEGLALVCHYYPPCPQPNLAIGTSEHTDNDFITVLLQDHIGGLQIRYENKWVDVPPVAGALVVNIGDLMQLITNDKFKSVKHRVLANKVGPRVSVAGVFSTLSFPTDKLYGPIKELVSEENPAIYRETTIRDFSIQFRSNGLGTSILQHFKLNQADA; encoded by the exons ATGGCGGTCGCAGCCTCAAGAGTCAACGGACCCAACCTCACTCCGCTATCCAAAGCCGACGAAAACTACCACAGACCCACTGATCTCAAAGCTTTTGATGACACCAAAACCGGCGTCAAAGGCTTAGTCGACGCCGGAATCACCGAAATTCCTCGTATCTTTTACCGCCCACCGGAGAATTATGACTCGGACAATGTTTCCGGCGAAACCCAAATCCACATACCAGTGATAGACCTCGACCAGATCAACAAAAATTCACTCAAACGCAAATACACCATCGACAGAGTCAGAGAAGCCTCAGAGAAATTGGGTTTTTTCCAACTGATTAACCATGGGATTCCGGTGGACGTTCTCGAGGAGATGAAAGATGCAGTTCGGAGATTTCACGAACAAGAAGCGGAATCCAGGAAACAATATTATACTCGCGACCTCACCAAGCCTTTGATTTACAACAGTAATTTCGATCTGTATTCTGCAGCCACCACCAATTGGAGAGATACCTTTGGGTATATAAGTGCCCCAAATTCTCACAATCCACAAGATCTGCCGGAAATTTGCAG GGATGTTCTAGTGGATTACTCGAAACGAGTGATGGAGATTGGGAATTTACTGTTTGAATTGCTGTCGGAAGCTTTGGGTTTGAACCCAAATTATTTGAAGGATATAGATTGCAATGAAGGGCTTGCACTTGTATGCCACTATTACCCACCATGCCCACAGCCGAATTTGGCCATCGGCACATCGGAGCACACCGACAATGACTTTATCACAGTGCTATTGCAAGACCACATTGGCGGCCTTCAGATTCGCTATGAGAACAAGTGGGTCGACGTGCCCCCTGTCGCCGGAGCTTTAGTGGTCAACATCGGAGATCTTATGCAGCTGATAACAAACGACAAATTCAAAAGCGTTAAGCACAGAGTTCTTGCAAACAAGGTGGGTCCGAGAGTATCAGTTGCAGGCGTTTTTTCGACGCTCTCTTTCCCAACTGACAAATTGTATGGACCTATCAAAGAGTTGGTATCAGAAGAAAATCCTGCAATATACAGAGAAACCACCATTAGAGACTTCAGTATCCAGTTCCGTTCGAACGGACTTGGAACTTCTATTTTGCAGCATTTCAAGCTGAATCAAGCAGATGCTTAA